A window from Pyrococcus kukulkanii encodes these proteins:
- the nadC gene encoding carboxylating nicotinate-nucleotide diphosphorylase, which translates to MIPLSYLLKFLEEDAPYGDVTSEAVIPENMSAKAVIIAKQAGTIAGVEEAKALFEYFGVKVSVKRKDGEEVKEGDVILELEGNARAILLVERTALNIMGRMSGIATETRRLVEKVRKVNPKVKVAGTRKSLLRPLDKKAIMIGGGEPHRFSLSDAILIKDNHLALVPLDEAIKRAKSFSVYKIVEVEVESLNDAVRAAELGADIVMLDNMKPQEIEKVIEELKRRGLRDRIKIEVSGGITPENIEEYAKLDIDVISLGYLTHSVKNFDVSLEIVEAF; encoded by the coding sequence ATGATCCCTCTCTCGTACCTCCTGAAATTCCTTGAGGAAGATGCTCCTTATGGTGATGTTACAAGTGAAGCAGTAATTCCAGAGAATATGAGTGCTAAGGCAGTAATTATTGCAAAACAAGCTGGGACTATAGCTGGCGTCGAGGAGGCCAAAGCTCTGTTTGAGTACTTCGGTGTTAAGGTTTCTGTGAAGAGGAAGGATGGTGAAGAAGTAAAGGAAGGGGATGTGATCCTAGAACTTGAGGGCAATGCTAGGGCCATACTTCTGGTTGAGAGGACGGCCCTCAATATAATGGGTAGGATGAGTGGAATAGCCACTGAAACTAGGAGGTTGGTTGAGAAAGTAAGAAAGGTCAACCCCAAGGTAAAAGTCGCTGGAACTAGAAAAAGTCTTCTTAGGCCTTTGGATAAGAAGGCAATAATGATTGGGGGAGGAGAACCTCACAGGTTTTCTCTTAGTGATGCGATACTAATAAAGGATAACCATCTGGCCTTAGTTCCACTTGACGAGGCTATAAAGAGAGCCAAATCCTTCAGCGTTTACAAAATAGTTGAGGTAGAGGTCGAGAGCTTAAACGATGCGGTTAGAGCGGCAGAGCTAGGAGCTGACATTGTAATGCTTGACAACATGAAACCCCAGGAAATAGAGAAGGTAATTGAAGAGTTGAAGAGAAGAGGGCTGAGAGATAGGATTAAGATAGAGGTTTCTGGTGGAATAACACCCGAAAATATTGAGGAGTACGCTAAGCTTGATATCGATGTTATAAGCCTTGGCTACCTGACTCATTCAGTCAAGAACTTTGATGTTAGCTTAGAAATCGTCGAGGCTTTTTGA
- the nadA gene encoding quinolinate synthase NadA, which translates to MNLKELMEEVERLKRERNAVILAHNYQLPEVQDVADFVGDSLELARKATKVNADVIVFAGVDFMAETAKILNPDKTVLIPTRKATCAMANMLKVRHILEAKEKYPNAPVVLYVNSTAEAKAYADVTVTSANAVEIVSKLDSDVVIFGPDKNLAHYVAKVTGKKIIPVPPNGHCYVHQKFTVKDVERAKKLHPNAKLMVHPECTPEVQERADIIVSTGGMIKRACEHDEWVVFTEREMVYRLKKLYPEKKFYPARTDAVCIGMKAITLRHVYESLRDMKFEVTVPEDIAEKARRAIERMLEMS; encoded by the coding sequence ATGAACCTGAAGGAGCTAATGGAAGAAGTTGAGAGGTTAAAAAGGGAGAGAAACGCCGTAATTCTTGCTCACAACTATCAGCTGCCTGAAGTGCAGGATGTTGCGGACTTCGTCGGGGACAGCTTGGAACTGGCAAGGAAAGCAACAAAGGTTAATGCTGATGTAATAGTGTTTGCCGGGGTAGACTTTATGGCGGAAACCGCGAAGATACTGAATCCAGACAAGACGGTTCTGATTCCAACTAGAAAGGCAACATGTGCGATGGCAAACATGCTTAAGGTTAGGCACATACTTGAGGCTAAAGAGAAGTATCCCAACGCCCCGGTAGTTTTGTACGTTAACAGTACCGCCGAGGCTAAAGCTTACGCCGACGTTACAGTTACCTCAGCTAACGCGGTGGAGATAGTGAGCAAGCTAGATTCTGACGTTGTTATATTTGGGCCCGATAAAAACTTGGCCCACTACGTCGCCAAGGTTACGGGTAAGAAGATCATACCAGTTCCTCCGAATGGCCACTGCTACGTTCACCAAAAGTTTACCGTTAAAGACGTCGAGAGGGCCAAGAAACTTCATCCGAATGCCAAGCTGATGGTTCATCCCGAGTGCACCCCGGAAGTTCAGGAGAGGGCCGACATAATAGTCTCAACAGGTGGGATGATAAAGAGGGCCTGTGAGCATGACGAGTGGGTCGTCTTTACCGAGAGGGAGATGGTCTATAGGCTGAAGAAGCTTTATCCGGAGAAGAAGTTCTATCCTGCCAGGACAGATGCGGTCTGCATCGGGATGAAGGCGATAACCCTAAGGCACGTTTACGAGTCATTGAGGGACATGAAGTTCGAAGTCACTGTTCCAGAGGATATAGCTGAAAAGGCAAGAAGGGCCATAGAGAGGATGCTTGAGATGAGTTAA
- a CDS encoding B12-binding domain-containing radical SAM protein: protein MKILLVSPPTISAIKAIVGTTGPPLGLAYLASMVRDEHDVKIVDSLVEDYTYRDVERIIKKYDPDVVGITSTTSMMPDACIVAKIAKMHNENVKVVMGGPHVTFVPEMTFRECPYIDFIVRGEGEITFKELIDALDKGKDPSDILGLSINMGGKVKNNPPRPLIKDIDTIPIPSYDLLPMKKYQVDGVRFGTVMTSRGCPFDCVFCSSSAQFGKRWRGHSDSRVIEELRILHDEYKIREIEFLDDTFTLNRPRAIRIAERIREEGLDISWSASSRVDLFTDDVARAMKSGGCHTVYFGIESGSQKTLDFIGKRITPEQAVAAVKKAKKYGLNALGSFVIGFPEETREDVEKTIKFSKKVGVDFAQFTIATPYPGTRLWNYALSKNLILTFNWRKYTTLDPVMKLKNFTSEQIKRMLQKAYLSFYLRPSYLIKDIISRGGFIFKRAIPRAIDLLRARITNNI from the coding sequence ATGAAGATTCTACTCGTCTCGCCCCCGACTATCAGTGCTATTAAAGCAATTGTCGGCACGACTGGCCCGCCTCTTGGCTTGGCGTATTTAGCTTCTATGGTAAGGGATGAGCACGACGTTAAAATCGTTGATTCCTTAGTGGAGGATTACACTTACAGGGACGTAGAACGGATAATTAAGAAGTACGACCCCGATGTCGTCGGAATAACATCAACGACTTCCATGATGCCTGATGCCTGTATAGTCGCCAAAATCGCAAAGATGCACAACGAGAACGTCAAAGTTGTCATGGGAGGTCCCCATGTCACGTTCGTACCAGAGATGACTTTCAGAGAATGTCCGTATATAGATTTCATAGTGCGGGGGGAGGGCGAGATAACGTTCAAGGAGCTTATTGATGCCCTGGATAAGGGAAAGGATCCATCAGATATCTTAGGACTGAGCATAAATATGGGAGGAAAGGTGAAAAACAATCCTCCTCGCCCTCTCATAAAGGACATTGACACGATTCCCATACCCTCTTACGACCTGCTCCCCATGAAAAAGTACCAGGTGGATGGGGTGAGGTTCGGAACTGTGATGACGAGCAGGGGCTGTCCGTTTGACTGCGTCTTCTGTTCCTCCTCCGCGCAGTTCGGCAAGAGGTGGCGTGGGCATAGTGATTCGAGGGTTATCGAGGAGCTAAGAATACTCCACGATGAGTACAAGATTCGTGAGATAGAGTTCCTCGATGATACCTTCACGTTAAACAGGCCGAGAGCGATAAGGATTGCGGAACGGATTAGGGAGGAAGGCCTGGACATATCATGGTCGGCCTCTTCGAGGGTCGACCTCTTCACAGATGATGTTGCCAGGGCGATGAAGTCCGGCGGCTGTCATACCGTTTACTTCGGAATCGAGTCCGGCTCTCAGAAAACACTTGACTTCATTGGCAAAAGGATAACTCCAGAGCAAGCAGTGGCGGCCGTTAAGAAGGCAAAAAAGTACGGACTCAATGCTTTAGGTTCCTTTGTCATTGGTTTTCCAGAGGAGACGAGAGAAGACGTCGAGAAGACCATAAAATTCTCCAAGAAGGTGGGGGTAGATTTTGCTCAGTTCACGATAGCCACTCCATATCCTGGAACGAGGCTATGGAATTATGCTCTATCGAAGAACCTTATCCTGACGTTCAACTGGAGAAAATATACCACGTTAGATCCTGTTATGAAACTGAAGAATTTCACCTCTGAGCAGATAAAGAGGATGCTTCAGAAAGCCTATCTATCCTTCTACCTGCGCCCCTCGTATTTAATTAAGGATATAATTTCGAGAGGGGGCTTCATATTTAAAAGAGCAATTCCAAGAGCGATAGATTTGCTAAGAGCAAGAATAACGAATAACATCTGA
- the thsB gene encoding thermosome subunit beta — protein sequence MAQLAGQPILILPEGTQRYVGRDAQRMNILAARIIAETVRTTLGPKGMDKMLVDSLGDIVITNDGATILDEMDIQHPAAKMMVEVAKTQDKEAGDGTTTAVVIAGELLRKAEELLDQNIHPSIIIKGYTLAAQKAQEILDSIAKEVKPDDEEILLKAAMTAITGKAAEEEREYLAKLAVEAVKLVAEEKEGKFKVDIDNIKLEKKEGGSVRDTRLIRGVVIDKEVVHPGMPKRVENAKIALINDALEVKETETDAEIRITSPEQLQAFLEQEEKMLKEMVDKIKEVGANVVFVQKGIDDLAQHYLAKYGILAVRRVKKSDMEKLAKATGAKIVTNIRDLTPEDLGEAELVEERKVAGENMIFVEGCKNPKAVTILIRGGTEHVVDEVERALEDAVKVVKDILEDGKIIAGGGAAEIELSIKLDEYAKEVGGKEQLAIEAFAEALKVIPRTLAENAGLDPIETLVKVIAAHKEKGPTIGIDVYEGEPADMMERGVIEPVRVKKQAIKSASEAAIMILRIDDVIAAQKLEKEKEGEKGGESGTETESEF from the coding sequence ATGGCCCAGTTGGCAGGTCAACCAATTCTGATTTTGCCCGAAGGGACCCAGAGGTATGTTGGTAGAGATGCCCAGAGAATGAACATCCTTGCTGCAAGGATAATAGCTGAGACTGTTAGGACAACCCTCGGTCCAAAGGGTATGGACAAGATGCTCGTCGACAGCCTCGGAGACATCGTCATCACCAACGACGGTGCCACGATACTCGACGAGATGGACATCCAGCACCCCGCTGCTAAGATGATGGTTGAGGTCGCAAAGACCCAGGACAAGGAGGCTGGCGATGGAACAACAACTGCAGTTGTTATCGCTGGTGAGCTTCTCAGGAAGGCTGAGGAATTACTCGACCAGAACATTCACCCAAGCATAATCATCAAGGGTTACACCCTTGCGGCCCAGAAGGCCCAGGAAATCCTTGACAGCATAGCCAAAGAAGTTAAGCCTGACGATGAGGAGATCCTCCTTAAGGCTGCAATGACTGCAATCACAGGTAAGGCCGCTGAAGAGGAGAGGGAGTACCTCGCTAAGCTTGCGGTTGAAGCTGTCAAGCTGGTTGCCGAGGAGAAGGAAGGGAAGTTCAAAGTTGATATCGACAACATCAAGCTTGAGAAGAAGGAGGGTGGAAGCGTCAGAGACACCAGGCTCATCAGGGGTGTCGTCATCGACAAGGAGGTTGTCCACCCAGGAATGCCCAAGAGGGTTGAGAATGCCAAGATTGCTCTCATAAACGACGCTCTTGAGGTCAAGGAGACCGAGACCGATGCAGAGATAAGGATCACCAGCCCAGAACAGCTCCAGGCCTTCCTTGAGCAGGAAGAAAAGATGCTCAAGGAGATGGTCGACAAGATCAAGGAGGTTGGAGCTAACGTCGTCTTCGTTCAGAAGGGCATTGATGACCTTGCACAGCACTACCTAGCCAAGTACGGAATCCTCGCCGTCAGGAGAGTAAAGAAGAGCGATATGGAGAAGCTCGCTAAGGCTACCGGAGCTAAGATTGTCACCAACATTAGGGATCTCACACCTGAGGATCTAGGTGAGGCTGAGCTCGTCGAGGAGAGGAAGGTTGCCGGAGAGAACATGATCTTCGTCGAGGGCTGCAAGAACCCCAAGGCTGTGACAATACTCATCAGGGGTGGAACTGAGCACGTCGTCGACGAAGTCGAGAGGGCTCTCGAGGATGCCGTTAAGGTCGTTAAGGACATCCTCGAGGACGGCAAGATCATTGCCGGTGGAGGTGCAGCTGAGATCGAGCTCAGCATTAAGCTCGATGAGTACGCTAAGGAAGTCGGTGGCAAGGAGCAGCTTGCAATTGAGGCATTCGCTGAGGCTCTCAAGGTCATACCAAGGACTCTCGCAGAGAACGCTGGTCTTGACCCAATCGAGACCCTCGTGAAGGTCATTGCAGCACACAAGGAGAAGGGACCAACCATCGGAATTGACGTCTACGAGGGCGAGCCAGCAGACATGATGGAGAGGGGTGTCATTGAGCCAGTGAGAGTCAAGAAGCAGGCAATCAAGAGCGCCAGCGAGGCAGCGATAATGATCCTCAGAATCGATGATGTCATTGCTGCCCAGAAACTCGAGAAGGAGAAGGAAGGAGAGAAGGGCGGAGAGTCAGGAACCGAGACAGAGTCTGAGTTCTGA
- a CDS encoding nucleotidyltransferase domain-containing protein, with amino-acid sequence MPREKVVRVWDEREVIYTPKRWKILWKKREKALKIMELLKDFDPHVYGSVARGDVRKDSDIDIVIPYRVPSYMIELALGDLIQRRRIVMATPWHLIKGHIEIDEETTITFFLVDPTDRELEFYKWGGMLDLWGVKTKQRVPGVNKKLILIIPTEKGHIEREVVGREPEVAKILGVSIDIVEERVKVLTRRDRIGRTGIYLDEEVPDWKSFEEFLKELADRDPNIRRRVRESL; translated from the coding sequence ATGCCCAGGGAAAAGGTGGTTAGGGTCTGGGACGAGAGGGAAGTAATTTACACTCCGAAAAGGTGGAAGATTCTATGGAAGAAAAGGGAGAAGGCCCTTAAGATAATGGAGTTATTGAAGGATTTTGATCCCCACGTTTACGGTAGTGTTGCAAGGGGAGACGTTAGAAAGGACAGCGATATAGATATCGTCATTCCCTACCGGGTGCCAAGCTACATGATAGAGCTGGCCTTGGGTGATCTAATCCAGAGGAGAAGGATAGTGATGGCTACTCCATGGCACTTAATTAAGGGACATATAGAGATAGATGAAGAGACAACGATCACATTTTTTCTAGTAGATCCAACCGACAGAGAGCTCGAATTTTACAAGTGGGGAGGAATGCTGGATTTGTGGGGAGTGAAGACCAAGCAGAGAGTTCCTGGGGTAAACAAAAAGCTGATTTTGATAATTCCCACGGAAAAGGGCCATATAGAAAGGGAGGTAGTAGGGAGGGAGCCCGAGGTCGCTAAAATCCTTGGGGTTAGCATAGATATCGTGGAAGAGAGGGTTAAGGTTCTCACGAGAAGGGACAGAATAGGAAGAACTGGAATATATTTAGATGAAGAAGTCCCAGACTGGAAGAGCTTTGAAGAGTTCTTAAAGGAGCTTGCGGACAGAGATCCCAACATAAGAAGGAGGGTTAGGGAGAGCCTATGA
- a CDS encoding L-aspartate oxidase — protein sequence MKVAVIGGGLAGLTASISLARRGLDVTVVGPKSKDSNSYLAQAGIAFPILEGDSPYSHVLDTIRAGKYLNDEVAVWSVISKAPEAHDFLTSLGVTFTGNELEGGHSYPRVFTIKSETGKHIIPVLEKHAKELGVNFVRKFAEEVGIRNKKVAGVFVEGELLKFDAVVIATGGFSGLYRFTAGVQSNLGLLIGDVAMKGIPLRDVEFVQFHPTGFVGRRTYLISEAVRGAGAKLVTGDGERFVNELETRDIVARAIYLKMLEGKGVFLDATGIDDFKERFPYIYSFLRKEGIDPKKDPIPITPVAHYTMGGISVDIFYRTRIRGLYAIGEAACNGFHGANRLASNSLLECIVSGLEVARTILRERPTREVSDAPYRGYELGDIDSLRALMWDHAGIVRDSDSLREGLKKLESIEADPRLKLLARAVLKCALKREESRGAHYRRDHPMMREEFRRPSFYFENECSL from the coding sequence ATGAAAGTCGCTGTAATCGGCGGGGGTTTGGCTGGATTAACTGCTTCAATATCCTTGGCGAGGAGAGGCCTTGATGTAACAGTTGTAGGCCCAAAATCAAAGGATTCAAATTCCTATTTAGCTCAGGCTGGAATAGCCTTTCCGATACTCGAAGGCGATTCTCCGTATTCCCACGTCCTCGATACTATAAGGGCGGGCAAGTATTTGAATGATGAAGTTGCAGTCTGGAGTGTTATCTCTAAGGCTCCTGAGGCTCATGACTTTCTAACTTCCCTTGGAGTTACGTTTACAGGGAATGAACTTGAGGGAGGACATTCCTACCCCAGAGTGTTTACGATAAAAAGCGAGACCGGAAAGCACATAATCCCGGTTCTTGAAAAGCACGCTAAGGAGCTGGGTGTGAACTTTGTGAGGAAGTTTGCTGAGGAAGTGGGAATTAGAAATAAGAAAGTGGCAGGAGTGTTTGTTGAAGGAGAGTTGCTGAAGTTTGATGCAGTCGTCATAGCAACTGGTGGATTTTCGGGTCTCTATAGATTCACTGCTGGAGTTCAATCTAATCTGGGTCTTCTGATAGGCGATGTTGCGATGAAAGGCATCCCTCTGAGGGATGTTGAGTTTGTGCAGTTCCATCCAACAGGCTTCGTTGGGAGGAGGACTTATCTAATAAGCGAGGCCGTGAGAGGAGCTGGAGCTAAGCTTGTAACCGGTGACGGCGAGAGGTTTGTTAATGAACTTGAAACTAGGGACATAGTTGCAAGGGCAATCTACTTAAAAATGCTTGAAGGTAAGGGTGTTTTCTTGGACGCAACGGGAATAGATGACTTTAAGGAGAGGTTCCCCTACATATATTCATTTTTAAGAAAGGAGGGTATAGACCCCAAGAAAGATCCAATTCCCATAACACCAGTTGCCCACTACACAATGGGTGGAATAAGCGTCGACATATTTTACAGGACGAGGATAAGAGGTCTGTACGCTATAGGAGAAGCTGCGTGTAATGGTTTTCACGGAGCCAATAGACTTGCTAGCAACTCCCTTCTGGAGTGCATAGTTTCTGGACTGGAAGTTGCTAGGACTATATTGAGGGAGAGACCCACAAGGGAGGTAAGTGATGCTCCCTACAGGGGTTATGAGCTCGGGGATATTGATTCCTTAAGGGCCTTGATGTGGGATCATGCTGGGATAGTTAGGGATTCTGATAGCTTAAGGGAAGGTCTTAAGAAGCTTGAGAGCATTGAGGCTGATCCTAGACTGAAGTTGCTTGCTAGAGCAGTTCTAAAGTGTGCCTTAAAAAGAGAGGAGAGTAGAGGGGCCCATTACAGAAGAGACCACCCCATGATGAGGGAAGAGTTCAGGAGACCAAGCTTTTACTTCGAAAATGAGTGTTCCTTATAA
- a CDS encoding radical SAM protein — MKKSDVALNEAEIIEYLHKVMDNRFASFILKEMTEVKKLEKSLGVYAGVVKPKGIRERLHAKIVGEALEKGAEKFGVSPEAIKSHLKDPYMRKGFAVVLRSIAEYGITKPQKLIAPFLVVWDFTKQCNLRCKHCYANATPYPAPDELTLKEKLNVVDQLDEAGVAALSFSGGEPLINKDFWKVAEYAASKGFYLSVATNGTLISENVAKRLKEVGIRYVEISLDGPTPEIHDEFRGVKGAFNATIRGIKNAKAAGLSVGIATTATRENLDYIPDILELARELKVDRFIVFNFIPTGRGKEIVQEDLTPEEREELMKYLYKEWKKGGIQIFSTCPAYARISITAMERGEGDKVSPTHFAEIEIPKEFGGAAKALTEFIGGCGAGRIYCSIEHNGDIQPCVFIPIKVGNVIKDGFVNVWKNSEVFKRLRDRDALDYACRNCPFRYVCGGCRARAYAYYGDILAPDPGCILMKKEWEKLVQKVAS; from the coding sequence ATGAAAAAATCAGATGTAGCCTTGAATGAAGCGGAAATAATAGAATATCTTCATAAAGTGATGGATAACAGGTTTGCAAGCTTCATCCTCAAGGAGATGACGGAGGTCAAAAAGCTGGAAAAATCTCTTGGTGTGTATGCTGGGGTTGTAAAACCAAAAGGCATCAGAGAAAGGCTTCATGCGAAAATCGTTGGAGAAGCTCTTGAGAAGGGTGCCGAGAAATTCGGGGTGAGTCCCGAGGCGATTAAAAGTCACCTCAAGGATCCATATATGAGGAAAGGGTTTGCCGTGGTTCTTAGGAGCATAGCGGAATATGGAATCACGAAACCTCAGAAGTTAATTGCACCATTTTTAGTCGTCTGGGACTTCACGAAGCAGTGCAACCTCAGGTGCAAGCATTGCTACGCTAACGCCACTCCATATCCGGCACCCGATGAGCTGACTCTTAAGGAAAAGCTGAATGTTGTCGACCAACTTGACGAGGCAGGGGTCGCCGCTCTATCCTTCTCTGGAGGAGAACCCTTGATAAACAAGGACTTCTGGAAGGTTGCCGAATACGCTGCCTCAAAAGGCTTTTACCTCTCAGTCGCTACGAACGGAACCCTCATCTCTGAGAATGTTGCGAAAAGACTGAAGGAGGTTGGGATAAGGTACGTTGAGATAAGCCTCGACGGACCAACTCCGGAAATTCACGATGAATTCAGAGGAGTTAAGGGTGCCTTTAACGCCACAATCAGGGGGATAAAGAACGCCAAAGCCGCGGGACTCAGCGTTGGCATAGCAACGACGGCGACCCGTGAGAACCTTGACTACATTCCAGACATACTGGAGCTCGCCAGGGAGCTGAAGGTTGACAGGTTCATAGTATTCAACTTCATACCTACAGGAAGGGGGAAGGAGATAGTTCAGGAAGATCTCACCCCTGAGGAAAGGGAAGAGCTCATGAAGTACCTCTACAAAGAATGGAAGAAGGGAGGCATCCAGATATTCTCTACCTGCCCGGCATACGCGAGAATATCAATAACCGCGATGGAGCGTGGAGAGGGCGACAAGGTCTCGCCAACGCATTTTGCGGAAATTGAAATACCAAAGGAGTTTGGTGGGGCGGCAAAGGCACTAACTGAGTTCATAGGTGGATGTGGTGCGGGTAGGATTTACTGCTCAATCGAGCATAATGGAGATATCCAGCCCTGCGTGTTCATACCCATTAAAGTGGGCAACGTCATAAAGGACGGCTTCGTGAACGTGTGGAAGAACAGCGAGGTCTTCAAGAGACTGAGGGATAGGGATGCACTTGATTACGCCTGCAGGAATTGCCCGTTCAGGTACGTATGCGGCGGCTGCAGGGCAAGGGCATACGCGTATTATGGTGATATCCTTGCCCCCGATCCTGGATGTATACTGATGAAAAAAGAATGGGAAAAGCTAGTTCAGAAGGTGGCTTCATAA
- a CDS encoding TIGR00296 family protein encodes MYRIKDEWGKFLVRLARRAIEEYLKTGREIEPPEDTPPELWEKMGVFVTLNRHGVPHQAALRGCIGFPLPIYPLVKATIKAAIYAAVDDPRFPPVKLEEMDNLIVEVSVLTPPELIEGPPHERPKKIKVGRDGLIVEKGMYSGLLLPQVPVEWGWDEEEFLAETCWKAGLPPDCWLDPDTKVYKFTAEIFEEEFPRGPIRRKPLV; translated from the coding sequence ATGTACAGGATTAAAGATGAGTGGGGTAAATTCCTCGTCAGACTCGCTCGTAGGGCAATAGAGGAATACCTCAAAACTGGAAGAGAGATAGAACCTCCAGAGGACACTCCACCAGAGCTGTGGGAAAAGATGGGGGTCTTCGTTACATTGAATAGGCATGGAGTTCCCCACCAAGCAGCCCTGAGGGGATGCATAGGCTTTCCCCTACCAATATATCCCCTTGTTAAGGCCACGATAAAAGCCGCAATTTATGCAGCTGTAGATGATCCCAGGTTTCCTCCCGTGAAGTTGGAGGAGATGGACAACCTTATCGTTGAGGTCAGCGTTCTAACTCCACCAGAGCTGATAGAGGGCCCACCCCATGAGAGGCCCAAAAAGATAAAGGTTGGAAGGGACGGCCTAATAGTGGAGAAAGGCATGTACTCCGGCCTACTATTACCTCAAGTTCCTGTGGAATGGGGCTGGGATGAGGAGGAGTTCCTAGCCGAAACGTGCTGGAAGGCAGGACTGCCCCCAGACTGCTGGCTCGATCCAGACACAAAGGTGTATAAGTTCACAGCAGAGATATTTGAAGAGGAATTCCCAAGAGGGCCAATAAGGAGGAAGCCTCTTGTCTAG